Proteins from a single region of Apium graveolens cultivar Ventura chromosome 7, ASM990537v1, whole genome shotgun sequence:
- the LOC141673419 gene encoding uncharacterized protein LOC141673419, with translation MTFSTSSYLNAATGSTSSTLHALFDANHPYFLHPSDHPGLVLLTITLNEQNYNQWSRSMKIALSSKLKLGFVDGTYVKPVSNATLLMHWNRCYDIVISWIPNTISSEICQSVLYMSVAKDIWDDLIIRFAQTNVPKLFNLKKELAYLSQRNMSISAYFTKFRSLNDELDALSVVPHCDCGKCSCNVNAKLDNFSKTAKLSQFLMGLSEQYITIRGHLLLMTPVPTLSAAYSLLMQEENQR, from the coding sequence ATGACATTTTCTACATCATCCTATCTTAATGCTGCTACTGGATCTACGTCTTCAACATTACATGCACTGTTTGATGCTAATCATCCCTATTTTTTGCATCCATCAGATCATCCAGGTTTGGTCTTGCTTACGATCACGTTGAATGAGCAAAATTATAATCAGTGGTCTAGGTCAATGAAAATTGCATTATCATCTAAGTTGAAGCTAGGTTTCGTTGATGGAACTTATGTTAAACCTGTGTCTAATGCTACTCTACTTATGCATTGGAATCGTTGTTACGATATTGTGATTTCATGGATCCCAAACACTATTTCATCAGAAATTTGTCAAAGTGTGTTGTACATGAGTGTAGCCAAGGATATTTGGGATGATCTTATCATCAGATTTGCTCAAACTAATGTGCCAAAATTGTTCAATTTGAAGAAAGAACTTGCCTACTTAAGTCAGAGAAATATGTCAATCTCTGCGTATTTTACAAAATTTAGGTCACTCAATGATGAGTTAGATGCTTTATCTGTTGTACCACACTGTGACTGTGGTAAATGCTCTTGCAATGTCAATGCTAAGTTGGATAATTTCAGTAAAACTGCAAAATTGTCCCAATTTCTCATGGGTTTGAGCGAGCAATACATTACTATTAGAGGTCATCTGCTCTTAATGACTCCAGTTCCTACCTTGAGTGCTGCTTATAGCCTATTGATGCAAGAGGAGAATCAGCGATAA
- the LOC141671802 gene encoding protein ROOT HAIR DEFECTIVE 3 homolog 2-like isoform X1: MVKESCATQLIDANGKFNVEGVNNFVKTIKLGDCGLSYAVVAIMGPQSSGKSTLLNHLFQTNFKEMDAYRGRNQTTKGIWIAKAVGIEPCTVVMDLEGTDGRERGEDDTTFEKQSALFALAVSDIVLVNMWCHDIGREHAANKPLLKTVFQVMMRLFSPRKTTLLFVIRDKTKTPFEYLEPLLRDDVQKIWDTVSKPVVHKNTPLSEFFNVEVTALSSYEEKEEQFREQVADLKQRFFQSVSPGGLAGDRRGVIPASGFSFSAQKIWEVIKQNKDLDLPAHKVMVATVRCEEIANEKYMRLASDKSWLELEKAIQAGPISGLGEKLTLLLEAFLSEYDSEAVFFDESVRDSKRKDLELKSLQLVYPAFITMVGHLRSNSLQNFKTRLEESLHKGEGFAVAVRTCKSSCMLDFDSGCTDAIIKQADWDVSKLRDKLCRDIEAQAAFICNEKLSELIAKYEKKLELALSEPVQLLLESGAINTWASIRNLLKHETGATVEGLRAALTGFELDQSAFDKMVQNLCAYARSVVEKKSRDEVGQILSRMKDRFATVFNHDDDSLPRVWTGKEDIRTITRDARAASLKLLSTMAVIRLDEREDKIENVLSSLLDGPVAVASPRYRDVGTSGDPLASSTWDKVPPEETLITPVQCKYLWRQFRMETEYTITQALSAQEAYKRSNNWLPPLWAIMAIVILGFNEFMLLLRNPLYLLVLFVIFLLSKAIWVQMDITRDFQNGTLAGLLALSSRFLPTIMNLLRRLAEEGHGHPKPQPPQRHPRPTNQSFKNDHHQSSSVSSTLADTALSSNFTSIDDDPEYSSPQLMRRRVNNDDNAETL; encoded by the exons ATGGTGAAAGAGAGCTGTGCAACTCAGTTAATTGATGCTAATGGCAAATTCAACGTGGAGGGTGTTAATAATTTTGTCAAAACTATCAAACTTGGTGATTGTGGTCTCTCTTATGCTGTTGTTGCTATCATGGGCCCTCAAAGCAgtg GGAAAAGCACTTTGCTGAATCACTTGTTTCAAACCAACTTTAAGGAGATGGATGCGTACAGGGGGAG GAATCAAACAACCAAGGGAATTTGGATAGCAAAAGCTGTTGGCATTGAGCCTTGCACAGTTGTCATGGATCTTGAGGGCACGGACGGGAGGGAAAGGGGGGAG GATGATACAACATTTGAGAAACAAAGTGCCCTGTTTGCTCTAGCGGTTTCAGATATTGTACTTGTAAACAT GTGGTGTCATGATATTGGTCGTGAGCATGCTGCAAACAAGCCTCTTCTAAAAACCGTTTTTCAG GTCATGATGCGGTTATTCAGTCCACGCAAGACGACTCTTTTGTTTGTAATACGTGATAAAACAAAG ACACCTTTTGAATATTTGGAGCCTCTTCTTAGAGACGACGTTCAAAAG ATATGGGATACAGTTTCTAAGCCTGTTGTCCACAAGAACACCCCCTTGAGTGAATTTTTTAAT GTAGAGGTGACAGCTCTATCCAGCTATGAAGAGAAAGAGGAGCAGTTCAGAGAGCAG GTTGCTGATTTGAAGCAGCGCTTTTTTCAATCAGTATCCCCAGGAGGGCTTGCTGGAGATAGACGAGGTGTTATTCCTGCCTCGGGGTTTTCATTTAGTGCACAGAAGATCTGGGAAGTTATAAAACAGAACAAAGATCTGGATCTTCCTGCTCACAAG GTCATGGTTGCTACTGTTCGCTGTGAAGAGATTGCTAATGAGAAGTACATGCGATTGGCCAGCGACAAG AGTTGGCTAGAATTAGAAAAGGCAATTCAAGCGGGTCCAATATCAGGTTTGGGGGAAAAGCTCACTTTATTGCTGGAAGCCTTTCTATCTGA ATATGACTCAGAGGCTGTCTTCTTTGATGAGAGTGTAAGAGATTCTAAAAGGAAAGATTTGGAGTTGAAATCATTGCAG CTAGTATATCCAGCTTTCATTACTATGGTGGGACATCTACGTTCTAATAGCCTTCAAAACTTTAAAACGAGGCTAGAAGAGTCGTTGCACAAAGGAGAGGGCTTTGCTGTTGCTGTGCGTACTTGTAAAAGCTCCTGTATGCTTGATTTTGATAGTGGATGTACAG ATGCAATCATTAAGCAGGCTGATTGGGATGTTTCGAAACTTCGGGATAAACTTTGTCGTGATATCGAGGCGCAAGCAGCTTTTATTTGTAATGAAAAGTTATCGGAACTAATAGCTAAGTATGAG AAAAAGCTTGAATTAGCTCTGTCTGAGCCAGTACAGTTGCTTCTTGAATCTGGTGCAATAAACACATGGGCTTCAATAAGGAATCTTTTAAAGCATGAAACTGGTGCAACCGTGGAAGGTCTTCGTGCTGCTCTTACTGGTTTTGAGTTGGACCAGTCAGCATTTGACAAAATGGTGCAGAACTTGTGTGCCTATGCCAGAAGTGTGGTGGAAAAGAAATCAAGGGACGAAGTGGGACAAATTTTGAGCCGGATGAAGGACAG GTTTGCAACAGTCTTCAACCATGATGATGATTCATTGCCAAGAGTTTGGACTGGAAAGGAAGACATACGTACAATTACGAGAGATGCCCGAGCGGCG TCTTTGAAGCTTTTATCTACAATGGCTGTGATACGCCTTGATGAGAGAGAAGATAAAATAGAGAATGTACTCTCATCGCTTCTGGATGGACCAGTGGCTGTAGCTTCACCTCGGTACAGGGATGTGGGAACTTCAGGAGATCCTCTTGCTTCAAGCACTTGGGATAAG GTCCCCCCTGAAGAGACACTCATTACGCCTGTGCAATGCAAGTACTTGTGGAGACAATTTAGAATGGAAACCGAGTATACGATTACACAAGCTCTTTCTGCACAG GAGGCTTACAAACGCAGCAATAATTGGCTACCTCCGCTGTGGGCGATTATGGCAATAGTTATTCTTGGATTTAATGAATTTATGCTTCTTTTAAG GAATCCTCTTTACCTCCTAGTTTTGTTTGTTATTTTTCTATTGTCGAAAGCTATATGGGTACAAATGGATATCACAAGGGACTTTCAGAATGGCACT CTGGCTGGACTTCTTGCCCTGTCTTCAAGGTTTCTTCCTACTATCATGAACTTACTTAGGCGACTTGCTGAAGAGGGCCATGGGCATCCAAAACCTCAACCACCACAAAGACATCCTAGGCCTACTAATCAGAGTTTTAAAAATGATCACCACCAGTCTAGCTCTGTCTCAAGTACACTGGCAGATACAGCTTTGTCATCCAATTTTACATCAATCGATGATGATCCTGAATATTCAAGTCCTCAATTGATGCGCAGGCGAGTTAATAATGACGACAATGCAGAAACTTTGTAA
- the LOC141671802 gene encoding protein ROOT HAIR DEFECTIVE 3 homolog 2-like isoform X2 — MNQTTKGIWIAKAVGIEPCTVVMDLEGTDGRERGEDDTTFEKQSALFALAVSDIVLVNMWCHDIGREHAANKPLLKTVFQVMMRLFSPRKTTLLFVIRDKTKTPFEYLEPLLRDDVQKIWDTVSKPVVHKNTPLSEFFNVEVTALSSYEEKEEQFREQVADLKQRFFQSVSPGGLAGDRRGVIPASGFSFSAQKIWEVIKQNKDLDLPAHKVMVATVRCEEIANEKYMRLASDKSWLELEKAIQAGPISGLGEKLTLLLEAFLSEYDSEAVFFDESVRDSKRKDLELKSLQLVYPAFITMVGHLRSNSLQNFKTRLEESLHKGEGFAVAVRTCKSSCMLDFDSGCTDAIIKQADWDVSKLRDKLCRDIEAQAAFICNEKLSELIAKYEKKLELALSEPVQLLLESGAINTWASIRNLLKHETGATVEGLRAALTGFELDQSAFDKMVQNLCAYARSVVEKKSRDEVGQILSRMKDRFATVFNHDDDSLPRVWTGKEDIRTITRDARAASLKLLSTMAVIRLDEREDKIENVLSSLLDGPVAVASPRYRDVGTSGDPLASSTWDKVPPEETLITPVQCKYLWRQFRMETEYTITQALSAQEAYKRSNNWLPPLWAIMAIVILGFNEFMLLLRNPLYLLVLFVIFLLSKAIWVQMDITRDFQNGTLAGLLALSSRFLPTIMNLLRRLAEEGHGHPKPQPPQRHPRPTNQSFKNDHHQSSSVSSTLADTALSSNFTSIDDDPEYSSPQLMRRRVNNDDNAETL; from the exons AT GAATCAAACAACCAAGGGAATTTGGATAGCAAAAGCTGTTGGCATTGAGCCTTGCACAGTTGTCATGGATCTTGAGGGCACGGACGGGAGGGAAAGGGGGGAG GATGATACAACATTTGAGAAACAAAGTGCCCTGTTTGCTCTAGCGGTTTCAGATATTGTACTTGTAAACAT GTGGTGTCATGATATTGGTCGTGAGCATGCTGCAAACAAGCCTCTTCTAAAAACCGTTTTTCAG GTCATGATGCGGTTATTCAGTCCACGCAAGACGACTCTTTTGTTTGTAATACGTGATAAAACAAAG ACACCTTTTGAATATTTGGAGCCTCTTCTTAGAGACGACGTTCAAAAG ATATGGGATACAGTTTCTAAGCCTGTTGTCCACAAGAACACCCCCTTGAGTGAATTTTTTAAT GTAGAGGTGACAGCTCTATCCAGCTATGAAGAGAAAGAGGAGCAGTTCAGAGAGCAG GTTGCTGATTTGAAGCAGCGCTTTTTTCAATCAGTATCCCCAGGAGGGCTTGCTGGAGATAGACGAGGTGTTATTCCTGCCTCGGGGTTTTCATTTAGTGCACAGAAGATCTGGGAAGTTATAAAACAGAACAAAGATCTGGATCTTCCTGCTCACAAG GTCATGGTTGCTACTGTTCGCTGTGAAGAGATTGCTAATGAGAAGTACATGCGATTGGCCAGCGACAAG AGTTGGCTAGAATTAGAAAAGGCAATTCAAGCGGGTCCAATATCAGGTTTGGGGGAAAAGCTCACTTTATTGCTGGAAGCCTTTCTATCTGA ATATGACTCAGAGGCTGTCTTCTTTGATGAGAGTGTAAGAGATTCTAAAAGGAAAGATTTGGAGTTGAAATCATTGCAG CTAGTATATCCAGCTTTCATTACTATGGTGGGACATCTACGTTCTAATAGCCTTCAAAACTTTAAAACGAGGCTAGAAGAGTCGTTGCACAAAGGAGAGGGCTTTGCTGTTGCTGTGCGTACTTGTAAAAGCTCCTGTATGCTTGATTTTGATAGTGGATGTACAG ATGCAATCATTAAGCAGGCTGATTGGGATGTTTCGAAACTTCGGGATAAACTTTGTCGTGATATCGAGGCGCAAGCAGCTTTTATTTGTAATGAAAAGTTATCGGAACTAATAGCTAAGTATGAG AAAAAGCTTGAATTAGCTCTGTCTGAGCCAGTACAGTTGCTTCTTGAATCTGGTGCAATAAACACATGGGCTTCAATAAGGAATCTTTTAAAGCATGAAACTGGTGCAACCGTGGAAGGTCTTCGTGCTGCTCTTACTGGTTTTGAGTTGGACCAGTCAGCATTTGACAAAATGGTGCAGAACTTGTGTGCCTATGCCAGAAGTGTGGTGGAAAAGAAATCAAGGGACGAAGTGGGACAAATTTTGAGCCGGATGAAGGACAG GTTTGCAACAGTCTTCAACCATGATGATGATTCATTGCCAAGAGTTTGGACTGGAAAGGAAGACATACGTACAATTACGAGAGATGCCCGAGCGGCG TCTTTGAAGCTTTTATCTACAATGGCTGTGATACGCCTTGATGAGAGAGAAGATAAAATAGAGAATGTACTCTCATCGCTTCTGGATGGACCAGTGGCTGTAGCTTCACCTCGGTACAGGGATGTGGGAACTTCAGGAGATCCTCTTGCTTCAAGCACTTGGGATAAG GTCCCCCCTGAAGAGACACTCATTACGCCTGTGCAATGCAAGTACTTGTGGAGACAATTTAGAATGGAAACCGAGTATACGATTACACAAGCTCTTTCTGCACAG GAGGCTTACAAACGCAGCAATAATTGGCTACCTCCGCTGTGGGCGATTATGGCAATAGTTATTCTTGGATTTAATGAATTTATGCTTCTTTTAAG GAATCCTCTTTACCTCCTAGTTTTGTTTGTTATTTTTCTATTGTCGAAAGCTATATGGGTACAAATGGATATCACAAGGGACTTTCAGAATGGCACT CTGGCTGGACTTCTTGCCCTGTCTTCAAGGTTTCTTCCTACTATCATGAACTTACTTAGGCGACTTGCTGAAGAGGGCCATGGGCATCCAAAACCTCAACCACCACAAAGACATCCTAGGCCTACTAATCAGAGTTTTAAAAATGATCACCACCAGTCTAGCTCTGTCTCAAGTACACTGGCAGATACAGCTTTGTCATCCAATTTTACATCAATCGATGATGATCCTGAATATTCAAGTCCTCAATTGATGCGCAGGCGAGTTAATAATGACGACAATGCAGAAACTTTGTAA